gagagatggcgacaaaaaaaaaagagattgagagagaggtgtgtgtagtatatgagagagagagagagagaggtgtgtgtagtatatgagagagagagagagaggtgtgtgtagtatatgagagagagagagagagaggtgtgtgtagtatatgagagagagagagagagagaggtgtgtgtagtatgtgtgtgtgtagagagagagagagagatatgagagagtgtgtgtatatgtatatgagagagagagagagagagaggtgtgtagtatatgtatatgagagagagagtgtagtatatgagagagagagtgtgtgtagtatatgagagagagagagagagagagagtgtgtgtagtgtgtgagagagagagaggtgtgtatatgagagagagagagagagagagagagtgtgtagtatatgagagagagagagagagaggtgtgtgtgtatatatatgtgtatgagagagagagagagagagagaggagagagtgtgtagtatatgagagagagagagagagagagtatatgagagagagagagtgtgtgtagtatatgagagagagtatagagagagagagtgtgtgtagtatatgagagccagtgagagagagagaggtgtgtgtagtaTGTGAGTGTGTAGTATGTGAGAgaaccagtgagagagagagagagagaggtgtgtagtatgtgagagagagagagagaggtgtgtagtatgtgagagccagtgagagagagagagagagtgtatgtagTGAGAGCCAGTgagagccagtgagagagagagagagagagagaggtgtgtagtatgtgagagccagtgagagagagagagagagagagagtgtgtgagagagagaggtagtatatgagagagagagagagagagaggtgtgtgtagtatgtgagagagagagagagagagtgtgtgtagtatatgagagagagagagagagagagagagagagtgtgtgtagtatagccagtgagagagagagatatgagagagagagagagagtgtagtatatgagagagagagagagagagtgagagccagtgagagtgtgtgtagtatgtgagagagagagagagagagagaggtgtgtgtagtagtgtgtgagagagagaggtgtgtgtagtatgtgagagccagtgagagagagagagagtgtagtatgtgagagtgagagtgtgtgtagtatgagagtgagagagagagaggtgtgtgtagtatatgagagagagagagagaggtgtgtagtatgtgagagccagtgagagagagagagagagagaggtgtgtagtatgtgagagccagtgagagagagagagagagtgtgtagtatgtgagagccagtgagagagagagagagtgtgtagtatgtgagagccagtgagagagagaggtatgtgtgtagtatgtgagagccagtgagagagagagagagagtgtgtgtgtagtatgtgagTGATGTGAgtagccagtgagagagagagagaggtgtgtagtatatgtgagagccagtgagagagagagagtgtgtagtatgtgtgagagccagtgagagagagagagtgtgtagtatgtgagagccagtgagagagagagagagagagagtgtgtatgtagtgatgtgagagccagtgagagagagagagaggtgtgtagtATGTGAGAGCCAGTGTGTAGTATGTgagagccagtgagagagagagagagagtgtgtagtatgtgagagccagtgagagagagaggtgtgtgtagtatgtgagagccagtgagagagagagagaggtgtgtgtagtatgtgagagccagtgagagagagagaggtgtgtgtagtatgtgagagccagtgagagagagagagaggtgtgtgtagtatgtgagagccagtgagagagagagagaggtgtgtgtagtatgtgagagccagtgagagagagagaggtgtgtgtagtatgtgagagccagtgagagagagagaggtgtgtgtgagtatgtgagagccagtgagagagagagccagtgaggtgtgtgtagtatgtgagagccagtgagagagagagatgtgagagccagtgagagagagagagagtgtgtagtatgtgagagccagtgagagagagagagagccagtgtgtgtagtatgtgagagccagtgagagagagagagagtgtgtgtatgtatgtgagagccagtgagagagagagtatgtgagaGCCAGTGTGTGTAGTATGTGAGAGCCAGTgagagccagtgagagagagagagtgtgtgtagtatgtgagagccagtgagagagagagagagagagagagaggtgtgtgtagtatgtgagagccagtgagagagagagagagagaggtgtgtgtagtatgtgagagccagtgagagagagaggtgtgtgtagtatgtgagagccagtgagagagagagaggtgtgtgtagtatgtgagagccagtgagagagagagaggtgtgtgtagtatgtgagagccagtgagagagagagaggtgtgtgtagtatgtgagagccagtgagagagagagagtgtgtgtgtgagagagagagaggtgtgtgtatgtagagccagtgagagagagagaggtgtgtgtagtatgtgagagccagtgagagagagagtgagagccagtgagagagagaggtgtgtgtagtatgtgtgatgtgagagccagtgagagagagagtatggagccagtgtgtgtgtagtatgtgagagccagtgagagagagagaggtgtgtgtagtagtatgtgagagccagtgagagagagagaggtgtgtgtagtatgtgagagccagtgagagagagagagtatgtgtgtgtgtgtgtagtatgtgagagccagtgagagagagagtatgtgtgtgtgtgtagtatgtgagagccagtgagagagagagaggtgtgtgtagtatgtgagagccagtgagagagagaaaggtgtgtAGTATGTgagagccagtgagagagagagagaggtgtgtgtagtatgtgagagccagtgagagaaagagaggtgtgtgTCTGACCTTGTGTGCAGGCCGTTGTTCTGCGGGGGGTTCCAGTAATTAGGGCTGACATTCTGCAGGCTGTCTGTAGCTTTGAGGATGGCCAGCcactcagtgagagagagaggtgagagagagagtgagagagagagaggtgtgtgtagtatgtgagagccagtgagagagagagaggtgtgtgtagtaTGTGAGAGCCAGTGGATCATACTCCAGACCCTGGGACGATCCTGGCCTGTCTGCTACCTCTACGATCTGAAACACACACCCTACAAGTCAGCATCAACTCAGACATGCACTACAGAGAACACGCCTGTAGCAAATACTAGCCCAAAATAAGACCCACACGCAGGCTGTTTCACAGACCAATATGAAAAGATTCTCCATTCAAAAGTAGGTTTAATCTGGATCTATGAAACCAGAACATAATCCCTTCACATCTCTCTAATCACCCCCTCTCTATAATCATCATCCTCTCTATTAatcacccccccctctctattAATCACCCCCTCTCTATTAATCACCCCCTCTCTTTTAATCACCATCATCCTCTCTATTAATCACCCCCCCTCTCCTTTAATCACCCCCTCtctataatcatcatcatcctctctaatcaccccctctctcacctgtAGGAAGTCCCTGTATGGGAGGCACTTATCCAGTGAGAGGAATTTGGTAGTGCGGGGGGCAGCATCAACTTTGGCCTAAAGAGACAAACAGAGCAGTGATATAACCAGTGCTGCATATACAATATCAGTTATGTGATCTGGCAGCACATACATTAGATATACAATCAGGAGAAAGAAGATGTGGGAAAATGTCAATGTCGGTGCTGAATCAACACATCATGCGACAATCACAGAATCTTAAATTCTAATTAATCAGAAAGAATCCAAACTTTGAATGTGCACGGCAGTCTCTCTCTCAACTGTCTTCAGTTCAGCTCACCGGGTGCTGCATTAGGGCAGCGAACTTGACGTGGAGGTGCGCAGAGAACCAGTAGTTAGGCTGCAGGTGGGCCAGGAGCTCTGCTGCTGCAGGACTACCCAGTGTGTTGGACTCCACCTCCTGCCTCAGGAACTTCTTCTTCCTCAGCAGCTCCCCTGTGCTGCCGTAATGGTAGATCCCACGAGGCCAGTCATGGGTCAGGAACACATCCACAGGCATCTGGATCTAGTGGTAAAATAGGGGGGACATAATATGACATATGATAATAATAGGGGGACATATGACATATTAACCCTGTGAGTGGTAGTCACCTGTTTGAGTTTGAAGACATCGATGTTCCTGATGTGGTAAACACTGCGTAGAGTTTCTGGGTTATATGGAGGGAACTCATAATGTCCTGAAAAAAAGAGCATTGATTACATTTTATAGACAGTTGAGCTGCAACACATTTgcagagacaggagaacatctacTAGAGCTTTATGATCTCACCTTTCCTGTAATCATGCCCTTTGAAGAGTCCAGACAAGCCCCCTATCCTTACTCCTTTATGACCTCACCTTTCCTGTAATCATGCCCTTTGAAGATTCCAGACAAGCCCCCTATCCTTACTCATTTATGACCTCACCTTTCCTGTAGTCATGCCCTTTGAAGATTCCAGACAAGCCCCCTATTCTTACTCCTTTATGACCTCACCTTTCCTGTAATCATGCCCTTTGAAGATTCCAGACAAGCCCCCTATCCTTACTCCTTTATGACCTCACCTTTCCTGTAGTCATGCCCTTTGAAGATTCCAGACAAGCCCCCTATTCTTACTCCTTTATGACCTCACCTTTCCTGTAGTCATGCCCTTTGAAGATTCCAGACAAGCCCCCTATTCTTACTCCTTTATGACCTCACCTTTCCTGTAATCATGCCCTTTGAAGATTCCAGACAAGCCACCTATCCTTACTCCTTTGTAGCGCACAACACCAGCATAACCTGATGGAAGACCATATACACTGTTATTATTAGATTAACATTTTCGGGCAAGTGAACGCTCCCAAATTTCCTGATTGACAAGTGGCATTGAGAGAGCAATCCATGGAACTTGTAATATGTGTTTTAGCTTCGTAGCCAGAGTGTGAAGGTAAGGTCTTACCCATGTAGTAGATGTTGGGAGCCACCCAGCCCCCGTACGGGAGCTCCTGAAGATGGTTGGAGGCCTCGTGATTCCCACCGATGAAGATAGTCAGGACCGGAGCCTTCTTCTCTCCAGAGTAGTACCTGCACGAACCAAGATACAACCATCAGAAATACAACAGATTGTCCCTTAAACTAAAGGAACCATAAGTAGTACTGACAGGGTTGGGCTTAACCAATTTAACCCACCTGGATGTTGATTCCTATGGCATCTAAAGCCATAGGGGTCAACAGCCATCTCTCAGAGTAAGGTAAGGTCTAGAGTTTTTCCAGGATCAGGTCATGCAGGgttcaggaaaaactcctggccctacatgaaagagagagagcagaggtgaTAGGAAGGTACTAACTTGTAGAAGGTCTGCATCTGCCTGTACTTTTGCGGCACAGCCATGCACTTCATGTCCCCCTCGTTCCTCACAGCCTGGAAGTCTCCACAACACAGCAGCAGGTCTACCTTCACCCCCTCCTTCTGCTCCAGGTAGCCAATCGTCTCATAGATCTTATCCAGCTCTCCATGGCAACACCCttccacagctattttcatggCGGATGATTGGCTGTAGACTCCCGTAAGGGCCTTCTTTTTCTGTGATGAGCTGAATTATATGAGGAAGACGATTATATAATTGAATAAAATACAATGTAGCAAGTTAGCATATTAGCTCAATAATTTGTGTTAATTGATTGCTACTAGCTCCAGTAGATAACTGCTAGCTATCACACGTCCACTGTCCGGGGTTGTAGACTTGTCCTGGCTAAGAGATGCATGCAATGCAATCACTAGTCAAATCAAACTAACATGTTCAATTGTTTCTCGTCTTTTGCACTTTGACGTTACGATAGAGTTAGCTAACTAGCCACCATGATTATGTTGGTTTGTTCTGTTTATCTCAACCAAAATGTATGAACGTTTTTCCCACCTCCGCGTAGTTAGACCTCAGCGCATGCTCCAATATTCCCCAAAGTAAATCGACTGATGGATTCGTAGGTAGCACTTTCCACAAtcaaaataatttacaaatagTCAAATACCTATACATTATCCCAAACTGTAATAATTCCCAATACCAGCACTTCTTTACGAATACAAATGTTTGTTGTATGCACATAAATGCTTAAAACAATCGCGTCTTAATCAGCCATGCTTCAATGTCAAACCTGCGCGTTTAGAAGCAAAATGTACTTGATTGAGTTGATTTACAAATTGACATTCGATCATCTACAATGTAGCCAGTTGGTAAATATAAATACTAGTTTCATTAGAAAAGGAAACGATATTTGTGGCTCAAACAGACCAAAGACACTCGACATAACCCATCATATACTAACTTATTCTGAAGTGTTGCGTGATTAAGCTATATTTACTTTTTAAATCTGAGCAGCTGGTCTGGAGGGCGGGGTATTCGGAAAGTGCTGCTCGGATTGGGGCGCTCGATAGGGGGAAGAGATGGCGTGCTTGTTGGAGGCCCCTCTCCGCATCAGCGTGTTATCTGTGAGTGTCCCACTTATACTATTGAATAAATACTAACGTTTTCTGTGCATTATTCAGTACATTGGATAGTGAAACTCTTTTTGTGTGTCTCATCAATAGCAATGTCTTTGACGACATGCACTGAAgttgctgctagctagctagcacaggCTTTGCAACATGTActgtatctagctagctagcaagggcGGTCTCCCGACTGTCACCCGGAATGAGTTAGTTAGCAACCGGTGACACATTTTATGTGAATCCAATTAAGATGAAAAATCCCAAACATGTAGCTAACAACTTTATTGCACAAAACGTTAACGATGCAATCAAAAGGTTATGCTAGTTAACTGGAACCAACcgctagttagttagctgtaaATAACCATAGTTACTCTAGCTACATAGACACTGGTTCAACTGCTATCTGCAAATCACTCATTACTGCCGCGCACAGGTTGGAAGTCTAGAACAGCTCAATACATTGGAGGTGCCGAAGATGATTTCCCCCCGGTTGTTTGTACATTTTATCTTTAGACGATTTTTGAAAGTACAGCGAAACTCCATATTTGGTGTAAACGAACGTATTTTGACATAACTCTTGCAGAGCTGGTAAATGGGAGTTTGAATCTAAGCTTCCTGGGCGTTATGCTTCGTTCACACCGACAGTGTTTAGCGCAATACACgacgcagcatcatctggatatgtgtgcgacaaaagttcaacattcaccttctgctaccatttctgtcaagcggTCTACTAGTTTGACGCATACATTCGATAAATGCAACAATGCACTACAATGAACGCACTGCAACTGTCGCTGCTAGGCAAACACAGTATTTCATTGGGAATTAATgtaattctggtgtaccaaaatgaaATGACGCTTTCGGTGCCAACTGCTGTCAGTTTTGTGATCGAGACGCTACTTTTTCAAACTTTAACGTTAGCACTTTGCTTACGCTTCGAACACACCGACAGCGttttgcattttggtacaccagaattacattcatttccaatgaaacGCTGGGTTTGCCTTGTTTATAAAAAAggtttaccttttatttaaccggGAAAAGCCTattgagacccagagtctctttttcaagggagaTCAGGCCAAGAAGAcagcaacaatcaatacattacagaattaAAACATACAACCCGATCCAGACTAAAAAAAGCATTTTACAGTCCTCTGTAACAGAGTATCCCTTCAATATTTTAAattcattcagtggcactaacatatcgagatgaagcatggattgtagatgATTCCATGAGTCTGGTGCACAAGAAGAGAAGGCAGTCTTGCCTAATACTGTGAATGTCCTGGGGACTTTAAGTAGCAACCACCTATCAGATCGGGTATGgtaaggagaccagactacagagttaaagagggagtttacccaaaAAGGCTTTGTAGATGAACACATACAAATGTATTTTTCTGCGCATATAAAGTGAGGTACCAAATGGTAGGTTGGACAATGTGCAATGACGGGTGAGTGACTTGGCATTGGTAATAATGCGCTAGAATGGACTCTGCTTATCGTGCAGTCTCTAAGACTGAGGAGGTTGCATGCATATACAACAGGTCACCATAATCAATTACAGAGAGAAAAGTGGCCTGAACAAGCTTCTTCCTAGCCATAAGCGGGAAGCAAGCCTTATTACGAAAATAAAAACCCAATTTCAATTTAAGCTTTGTCACAAGATTATCCACATGAACTTTAAAGGACAATTTGTCATCCAAccaaatacctaggtatttgtaggatGACACTTTTCCAATGGATAAGCCACCAGATGTGACAATGCCAACGTTCTCTGGCAGAGTTCTAGCTCTGGTAAAGGTCATGAATTCAGTTTTTGTATATTCGAGACCATAAAGGGAGGCCTGCAGTGACTGAAAAGCAGTCTGGAGCTCTTCAACAGCCTGAACCAGAGAAGGAGCACATGAATATataactgtatcatctgcatatagatgTAACTTTGCTGGTTGCATCCCATTTCCCAAATCATTAATAAAAATTGAGAAGCTAAAATGGAACCCTGGGGCACATCTCTATTAATCTCTAGACAGCTAGACCTGTGACTGTCAGTATATACACATTGTGTTCTGTCAGAAAGATAGTTCCTAAACCAATTTACTGCCCCTTCACTGAGACCAATGTTTCTGAGTCTAGCTAGCAACAATTCATGGTCAACTGACTGAAAGGCATTTTGATAAATTCACATAAATCCTTAAAGCGTTGCAGTGCGTTCATATGTTGGATTTATCGaatgtatgtgtcaaactgtatGCGTAGACGGGTTGACAGAAACGGTAGCAGAAGGTGAACGTTGAACTTTTGATGCagacatatccagatgatgctgcgtactATTTGCACAATGACACTGTCGGTGTGTTGGAAGCTTTAAGGTTCACCAAGATACCGAacatctagctagctacacactTTATAAAGTTAACGTTAATAAGATGGCTTGAGATTTAAGTTATCATGCAggaaacacccccccccccaacctcagccacatcgaacacctttgggatgaatcggAATGCTGCCCCCAGAAACATTTCCCAGGACGTAGACagatctgatatgggcagaaagcttcaattcttgttcatctacctggactgtccaatttacagtagttaTTATAGTGAAATAAcatcatgctattgtttgaggagagtgcacagttttgtcTTTGTGTCATCtcttaccagatctaatgtgttatattctcctacattcatttcacatttccacaaacatcaaagtgtttcctttggaacattgctgcggggacttgcttccattcagccacaagagcattagtgagatcg
Above is a genomic segment from Oncorhynchus nerka isolate Pitt River linkage group LG1, Oner_Uvic_2.0, whole genome shotgun sequence containing:
- the dbr1 gene encoding lariat debranching enzyme isoform X2 — its product is MKIAVEGCCHGELDKIYETIGYLEQKEGVKVDLLLCCGDFQAVRNEGDMKCMAVPQKYRQMQTFYKYYSGEKKAPVLTIFIGGNHEASNHLQELPYGGWVAPNIYYMGHYEFPPYNPETLRSVYHIRNIDVFKLKQIQMPVDVFLTHDWPRGIYHYGSTGELLRKKKFLRQEVESNTLGSPAAAELLAHLQPNYWFSAHLHVKFAALMQHPAKVDAAPRTTKFLSLDKCLPYRDFLQIVEVADRPGSSQGLEYDPEWLAILKATDSLQNVSPNYWNPPQNNGLHTRWDFSASEAAMMEAVGDLGGELSIPDNFCLTVPAYDPARPQPHAHPSYSTNPQTTELCATLGLRDIYAQVGQGGYGGQIGTPELEDDEVQSGDEPSEYPSDTSGLSSSYNPDEITIEDEWEEEEGGEKEGRGKSPDAVVPEGEAGGRLDSGPPSRELPPSRMVLTMPEPKSDPAPPSRLSLNLPPPSHSSPPKKEEEEEEPHVRIPKRTSGETGDPISTGSTPRIKRRNQVIYTAVDDDESED
- the dbr1 gene encoding lariat debranching enzyme isoform X1, giving the protein MKIAVEGCCHGELDKIYETIGYLEQKEGVKVDLLLCCGDFQAVRNEGDMKCMAVPQKYRQMQTFYKYYSGEKKAPVLTIFIGGNHEASNHLQELPYGGWVAPNIYYMGYAGVVRYKGVRIGGLSGIFKGHDYRKGHYEFPPYNPETLRSVYHIRNIDVFKLKQIQMPVDVFLTHDWPRGIYHYGSTGELLRKKKFLRQEVESNTLGSPAAAELLAHLQPNYWFSAHLHVKFAALMQHPAKVDAAPRTTKFLSLDKCLPYRDFLQIVEVADRPGSSQGLEYDPEWLAILKATDSLQNVSPNYWNPPQNNGLHTRWDFSASEAAMMEAVGDLGGELSIPDNFCLTVPAYDPARPQPHAHPSYSTNPQTTELCATLGLRDIYAQVGQGGYGGQIGTPELEDDEVQSGDEPSEYPSDTSGLSSSYNPDEITIEDEWEEEEGGEKEGRGKSPDAVVPEGEAGGRLDSGPPSRELPPSRMVLTMPEPKSDPAPPSRLSLNLPPPSHSSPPKKEEEEEEPHVRIPKRTSGETGDPISTGSTPRIKRRNQVIYTAVDDDESED